One genomic region from Prunus persica cultivar Lovell chromosome G3, Prunus_persica_NCBIv2, whole genome shotgun sequence encodes:
- the LOC18783336 gene encoding uncharacterized protein LOC18783336, which produces MGSTSNPLELNSLDLALSLKPSYVPKSLNHLFSDLASIDNVPHKLSVLNEYLLKHQEELHRVEEFKRDLPQCVLLLLDAIQTLNNEIEKLSGQDQFDACKNRGSCEDPVERRSAFRKYKSSSPPFNPRPRNQDHTSQDHKVKGKEPILMEPSPRRPFPCDLNMEASGSELELEPEPDPQPQPEVPPPMWKHSRLSWTQELHTKFVEVLSMLGGPAEATPKQIREAMQVEGLTNDQVKSHLQKYRLNSLGVKPAASAKSYKRKVPFYFRDFWNPSASQQQLESAGNGGGGSSSRGNAEPEMRKSKRTWLGDA; this is translated from the exons ATGGGTTCAACTTCAAATCCTCTTGAGCTAAATTCTCTTGATCTTGCACTTAGTCTAAAGCCCTCTTATGTCCCAAAATCACTCAATCACTTATTCAGTGATCTGGCAAGTATAGATAATGTTCCACACAAATTGTCTgttttgaatgagtatcttcTAAAACACCAAGAAGAGCTCCACAGAGTAGAGGAATTTAAAAGAGACCTACCTCAGTGTGTTCTTCTGTTGTTGGATG CTATACAAACACTCAATAACGAAATTGAGAAGTTGAGTGGTCAAGATCAGTTCGATGCATGTAAGAATAGAGGCTCATGTGAGGATCCAGTAGAACGGCGGAGTGCGTTCCGAAAATATAAGAGCTCATCACCTCCGTTTAACCCTAGGCCTCGCAACCAAGATCATACAAGTCAAGACCATAAG GTGAAGGGAAAGGAGCCGATCCTCATGGAGCCAAGTCCCAGGAGGCCTTTCCCATGTGATCTCAACATGGAGGCAAGCGGTTCAGAACTGGAGCTAGAGCCAGAACCAGATCCACAGCCACAGCCAGAGGTACCTCCGCCTATGTGGAAACACAGCAGGTTAAGCTGGACGCAAGAGCTCCACACAAAGTTTGTGGAGGTCTTGAGCATGCTGGGAGGTCCTGCAG AAGCAACTCCAAAACAAATTAGGGAGGCCATGCAGGTCGAGGGGCTTACGAACGACCAAGTGAAGAGTCACCTGCAG AAGTACAGGCTCAACAGCTTGGGCGTCAAACCAGCAGCTTCTGCCAAAAGTTATAAGAGGAAAGTCCCGTTTTACTTCAGGGACTTTTGGAACCCTAGCGCTTCTCAGCAGCAGCTCGAAAGTGCAGGGAATGGTGGAGGTGGCTCTAGCAGCAGGGGAAATGCAGAGCCAGAaatgagaaaatcaaagagaaCCTGGTTAGGTGATGCTTAG
- the LOC18784160 gene encoding formin-2 isoform X1 gives MSWFFTVLFLISTLSLSTPSEASHEKKTPSAVVVGTVYCDTCFQAEFSHASHFISGASVGVECKDGSSKPSFQTEVKTDSHGVFRVHLPFSVSKHVKKIEGCSVKLISSSEPYCAVASIATSSSLHLKSRKQGTHIFSAGFFTFKPLKQPSLCNQKPSIQNSKEFSSRKFSFPPTDELTFPPPTQNPTIPDLPSLPTLPYLPPLPLLPPLPPLPGLPGIPGIPVLPPIPGKTTEAGQLTQTSTIPDLSPLPTVPFLPPLPQLPPLPPLPGLPGIPGIPVLPPIPGKTTEAGQLTQNSTIPDLSPLPTVPFLPPLPQLPPLPPLPGIPGIPVLPPIPGKTTEAGQLTDKKVAHPDTFFPPNPFQPPSILPPNPLVPQPTPLIPNPFQPQPAPLIPNLPPIPGFTPPAGPTPLIPNLPPIPGFTASPSPPPPSFPLLPPLPFPLPPIPRIPGIPPAFSSSSKQTTSP, from the exons ATGTCTTGGTTTTTTACAGTACTCTTTTTGATCAGTACTCTCTCACTAAGTACTCCCTCAGAAGCTAGCCATGAGAAGAAGACCCCATCTGCAGTTGTTGTAGGCACTGTCTACTGTGACACATGTTTCCAAGCAGAATTCTCACATGCCAGCCACTTCATTTCAG GGGCTTCTGTTGGTGTTGAATGCAAAGATGGGAGTTCAAAACCAAGTTTCCAGACAGAAGTGAAAACAGATAGCCATGGAGTGTTCAGAGTTCATCTGCCTTTCTCTGTGAGCAAGCATGTCAAGAAAATTGAAGGGTGTTCTGTGAAATTAATCAGCAGCAGTGAACCATATTGTGCTGTGGCCTCAATAGCCACTTCATCTTCACTGCATCTCAAGTCAAGAAAGCAAGGAACACACATTTTCTCAGCTGGGTTCTTCACCTTTAAGCCTCTAAAGCAGCCAAGCCTATGTAACCAAAAACCAAGCATTCAAAACTCCAAGGAATTCAGTTCTCGGAAATTCTCATTTCCTCCAACTGATGAGCTCACATTTCCACCACCAACTCAAAACCCCACAATACCTGATCTTCCATCTCTTCCTACACTCCCTTATCTTCCACCATTGCCACTACTTCCTCCTCTCCCTCCCCTTCCAGGACTTCCAGGAATTCCAGGAATTCCAGTTTTACCCCCCATTCCTGGTAAAACTACAGAGGCAGGGCAACTAACTCAAACCTCCACAATACCTGATCTTTCTCCTCTTCCTACAGTCCCTTTTCTTCCACCATTGCCACAACTTCCTCCTCTCCCTCCCCTTCCAGGACTTCCAGGAATTCCAGGAATTCCAGTTTTACCCCCCATTCCTGGTAAAACTACAGAGGCAGGGCAACTAACTCAAAACTCCACAATACCTGATCTTTCTCCTCTTCCTACAGTCCCTTTTCTTCCACCATTGCCACAACTTCCTCCTCTCCCTCCCCTTCCAGGAATTCCAGGAATTCCAGTTTTACCCCCCATTCCTGGTAAAACTACAGAGGCGGGGCAACTAACTGATAAAAAAGTAGCCCACCCAGATACTTTCTTCCCACCAAACCCATTTCAGCCACCATCAATTTTGCCTCCAAATCCACTTGTGCCACAGCCAACTCCACTTATCCCCAATCCATTTCAGCCTCAACCAGCAccattaattcccaatttacCCCCAATACCAGGTTTTACTCCACCAGCAGGCCCAACACCATTGATTCCCAACTTGCCACCTATACCTGGTTTTACTgcatcaccatcaccaccaccaccatctttcCCACTCCTCCCTCCATTACCATTCCCACTCCCACCTATACCTCGCATCCCTGGAATCCCACctgctttttcttcttcttcaaagcAAACTACTTCTCCTTGA
- the LOC18784160 gene encoding formin-2 isoform X2, with protein MSWFFTVLFLISTLSLSTPSEASHEKKTPSAVVVGTVYCDTCFQAEFSHASHFISGASVGVECKDGSSKPSFQTEVKTDSHGVFRVHLPFSVSKHVKKIEGCSVKLISSSEPYCAVASIATSSSLHLKSRKQGTHIFSAGFFTFKPLKQPSLCNQKPSIQNSKEFSSRKFSFPPTDELTFPPPTQNPTIPDLPSLPTLPYLPPLPLLPPLPPLPGLPGIPGIPVLPPIPGKTTEAGQLTQTSTIPDLSPLPTVPFLPPLPQLPPLPPLPGLPGIPGIPVLPPIPGKTTEAGQLTDKKVAHPDTFFPPNPFQPPSILPPNPLVPQPTPLIPNPFQPQPAPLIPNLPPIPGFTPPAGPTPLIPNLPPIPGFTASPSPPPPSFPLLPPLPFPLPPIPRIPGIPPAFSSSSKQTTSP; from the exons ATGTCTTGGTTTTTTACAGTACTCTTTTTGATCAGTACTCTCTCACTAAGTACTCCCTCAGAAGCTAGCCATGAGAAGAAGACCCCATCTGCAGTTGTTGTAGGCACTGTCTACTGTGACACATGTTTCCAAGCAGAATTCTCACATGCCAGCCACTTCATTTCAG GGGCTTCTGTTGGTGTTGAATGCAAAGATGGGAGTTCAAAACCAAGTTTCCAGACAGAAGTGAAAACAGATAGCCATGGAGTGTTCAGAGTTCATCTGCCTTTCTCTGTGAGCAAGCATGTCAAGAAAATTGAAGGGTGTTCTGTGAAATTAATCAGCAGCAGTGAACCATATTGTGCTGTGGCCTCAATAGCCACTTCATCTTCACTGCATCTCAAGTCAAGAAAGCAAGGAACACACATTTTCTCAGCTGGGTTCTTCACCTTTAAGCCTCTAAAGCAGCCAAGCCTATGTAACCAAAAACCAAGCATTCAAAACTCCAAGGAATTCAGTTCTCGGAAATTCTCATTTCCTCCAACTGATGAGCTCACATTTCCACCACCAACTCAAAACCCCACAATACCTGATCTTCCATCTCTTCCTACACTCCCTTATCTTCCACCATTGCCACTACTTCCTCCTCTCCCTCCCCTTCCAGGACTTCCAGGAATTCCAGGAATTCCAGTTTTACCCCCCATTCCTGGTAAAACTACAGAGGCAGGGCAACTAACTCAAACCTCCACAATACCTGATCTTTCTCCTCTTCCTACAGTCCCTTTTCTTCCACCATTGCCACAACTTCCTCCTCTCCCTCCCCTTCCAGGACTTCCAGGAATTCCAGGAATTCCAGTTTTACCCCCCATTCCTGGTAAAACTACAGAG GCGGGGCAACTAACTGATAAAAAAGTAGCCCACCCAGATACTTTCTTCCCACCAAACCCATTTCAGCCACCATCAATTTTGCCTCCAAATCCACTTGTGCCACAGCCAACTCCACTTATCCCCAATCCATTTCAGCCTCAACCAGCAccattaattcccaatttacCCCCAATACCAGGTTTTACTCCACCAGCAGGCCCAACACCATTGATTCCCAACTTGCCACCTATACCTGGTTTTACTgcatcaccatcaccaccaccaccatctttcCCACTCCTCCCTCCATTACCATTCCCACTCCCACCTATACCTCGCATCCCTGGAATCCCACctgctttttcttcttcttcaaagcAAACTACTTCTCCTTGA
- the LOC109948297 gene encoding collagen alpha-5(IV) chain-like codes for MSWFFTLLFLISSLSLTTPSEASHEKKPPSAVVVGTVYCDTCFQAEFSHASHFISGASVGVECKDGSSKPSFQTEVKTDSHGVFRVHLPFSVSKRVKKIEGCSVKLISSSEPYCAVSSTATSSSLHLKSSEQGTYIFSAGFFTFKPLKQPSLCNQKPSIPNSKEFSSQKSSFPGIPVTSPFPGKTTKAGQLTDKKVGLPGLPGTGLPGLPGLPGIPQLTPFTGKNTKGGQLTDKKLLGLPGLPGLPGLPGLPGLPGLPGLPGLPGLPGLPGLPGLGKAGQLNDKKVARPDTSFTTPQIPKTSLPPNPSPPTSRIPGIPRASSKQTTSP; via the exons ATGTCTTGGTTTTTTACACTACTCTTTTTGATCAGTTCTCTCTCATTGACTACTCCCTCAGAAGCTAGCCATGAGAAGAAGCCCCCATCTGCAGTTGTTGTAGGCACTGTCTACTGTGACACATGTTTCCAAGCCGAATTCTCACATGCCAGCCACTTCATTTCAG GGGCTTCTGTTGGTGTAGAATGCAAAGATGGGAGTTCAAAACCAAGTTTCCAGACAGAAGTGAAAACAGATAGCCATGGAGTGTTCAGAGTCCATTTGCCTTTCTCTGTGAGCAAGCGTGTCAAGAAAATTGAAGGGTGTTCTGTGAAATTAATCAGCAGCAGTGAACCATATTGTGCTGTGTCCTCAACAGCCACTTCATCTTCACTGCATCTCAAGTCAAGTGAGCAAGGAACATATATATTCTCAGCTGGTTTCTTCACCTTCAAGCCTCTAAAGCAGCCAAGCCTCTGTAACCAAAAACCAAGCATTCCAAACTCCAAGGAATTCAGTTCTCAGAAATCTTCATTTCCAGGAATTCCAGTTACATCCCCCTTTCCTGGTAAAACTACGAAGGCAGGGCAACTAACTGATAAAAAAGTAGGACTTCCAGGACTCCCAGGAACAGGACTTCCAGGACTCCCAGGACTTCCAGGAATTCCACAATTAACCCCCTTTACTGGTAAAAATACAAAGGGAGGGCAACTAACtgacaaaaaattattagGACTTCCGGGACTGCCAGGACTTCCGGGACTGCCGGGACTTCCAGGACTTCCGGGACTTCCAGGACTTCCGGGACTTCCAGGACTCCCAGGACTTCCTGGACTTCCAGGACTAGGAAAGGCAGGGCAACTAAATGATAAAAAAGTAGCTCGCCCAGATACTTCCTTCACAACACCACAAATTCCAAAAACAAGTTTGCCTCCAAATCCATCACCACCAACATCTCGCATTCCTGGAATCCCACGGGCTTCTTCAAAGCAAACTACTTCTCCTTGA
- the LOC18782615 gene encoding AUGMIN subunit 5 encodes MQGSSQSSVAQPEAILQWLQKEMGYRPLGPYSAASKSQLPSIDSLRKICRGNMIPIWNFLITRVKSENTVKNIRRNITVHGGGSGGGDSGALVKSGKEEGVRSKGGRRKEKLGEGSSAAETREAALQERDLASKEVEKLRNIVKRQRKDLKARMLEVSRAEAERKRMLDERSKKRHKQVMLDAYYQQCDEAEKIFAEYHKRLRYYVNQARDAQRSGVDSSLELVNSFSSSSEKEAVYSTLKGSKAADDVLLIETTRERNIRKACESLAAHMIEKIRNSFPAYEGSGVHLNPQLETAKLGFDFDGELPDEVRAAIVNGLKSPPQLLQAITSYTSRLKSLISREIEKIDVRADAETLRYKYENNRVIDVSSPDVSSPLHYQLYGNGKIGVDAPSRGTQLLERQKAHVQQFLATEDALNKAAEARDLCQKLIKRLHGNSDAVSSGTSQNVGSLRQLELEVWTKEREVAGLRASLNTLMSEIQRLNKLCAERKEAEDSLKKKWKKIEEFDSRRSELEIIYSALLKVNMDAAAFWNQQPLAAREYASTTIIPACTIVMDLSNSAKDLIEREVSAFDQSPDNSLYMLPATPQALLESMGASGSTGPEAVAAAEKNAAILTAKAGARDPSAIPSICRISAALQYPAGLEGSDTALASILESLEFCLKLRGSEASVLEDLAKAINLVHTRQDLVESGHVLLNHAYRAQQEYERTTSYCLNLAAEQEKTVMEKWLPELKVAILSAQKCLEDCNYVRGLLDEWWEQPAATVVDWVLVDGLNVAAWHNHVKQLLAFYDQEHL; translated from the exons ATGCAGGGCTCGTCGCAGAGCTCTGTGGCTCAGCCGGAAGCCATATTGCAATGGCTTCAGAAGGAAATGGGGTACCGGCCCTTGGGTCCGTACAGTGCTGCTAGCAAATCTCAATTGCCCTCAATCGACTCGCTGAGGAAGATTTGCCGGGGGAATATGATACCCATTTGGAATTTCTTGATTACCCGCGTGAAGTCGGAGAATACGGTGAAGAATATCCGGAGGAATATAACTGTTCATGGCGGCGGCAGCGGTGGCGGCGATAGTGGTGCATTGGTAAAATCGGGGAAGGAGGAGGGCGTAAGGAGTAAAGGAGGTAGGAGAAAGGAGAAGCTTGGGGAGGGTTCGAGTGCGGCAGAGACTAGGGAGGCTGCGCTGCAAGAGAGGGACTTGGCGTCAAAGGAAGTGGAGAAGTTGAGGAACATTGTGAAGAGACAAAGGAAGGATTTGAAGGCCAGAATGTTGGAGGTTTCAAGGGCAGAGGCCGAACGGAAGAGGATGCTTGATGAACGCTCTAAAAAAAG GCATAAGCAGGTAATGTTGGATGCTTACTATCAACAGTGTGATGAAGCGGAAAAGATATTTGCAGAGTATCATAAACGTCTTCGTTATTATGTTAATCAAGCAAGGGATGCTCAAAGGTCAGGTGTTGATTCATCTCTTGAATTGGTTAACAGCTTTAGTTCAAGCAGTGAAAAGGAAGCTGTTTATTCAACTCTTAAGGGCAGTAAAGCAGCAGATGATGTACTTCTTATTGAAACCACTCGGGAAAGAAACATCCGGAAGGCCTGTGAATCTCTTGCAGCACATATGATTGAAAAGATTCGCAATTCTTTTCCTGCATATGAAGGAAGTGGTGTTCATTTGAATCCTCAATTAGAAACAGCCAAGTTAGGCTTTGATTTTGATGGGGAATTACCTGATGAGGTTAGAGCTGCGATTGTGAATGGGTTAAAGAGTCCTCCTCAATTGCTTCAGGCAATTACTTCATACACGTCACGGTTGAAATCTCTAATTTCCAGAGAAATAGAGAAAATTGATGTTAGAGCTGATGCAGAAACTTTAAG GTACAAGTATGAGAACAACCGAGTTATCGATGTTTCTTCTCCTGATGTGAGTTCACCGTTACACTATCAACTTTATGGTAATGGAAAGATAGGAGTTGATGCACCTTCTAGAGGAACTCAACTTCTTGAACGACAG AAAGCACATGTTCAGCAATTTTTGGCTACTGAAGATGCACTGAACAAAGCTGCAGAAGCTAGGGATCTGTGTCAAAAACTTATAAAACGCTTGCATGGAAATAGTGACGCAGTTTCTTCAGGCACATCACAAAATGTGGGCAGTCTTAGGCAACTTGAG CTGGAGGTTTGGACCAAGGAAAGAGAAGTTGCTGGCTTGAGGGCTAGCTTGAATACGCTGATGTCTGAAATACAACgcttaaataaattatgtgcAGAAAGGAAAGAAGCTGAAGATTCATTGAAAAAGAAGTGGAAAAAGATTGAAGAATTTGATTCCCGCAGATCGGAACTTGAAATCATATACAGTGCTCTACTAAAAGTAAACATG GATGCCGCTGCGTTCTGGAATCAGCAGCCATTAGCCGCACGGGAGTATGCATCAACCACTATTAttccagcatgcacaataGTTATGGATCTTTCAAATAGTGCAAAAGATCTTATTGAAAGAGAAGTTTCTGCTTTTGATCAAAGTCCTGATAATAGCCTCTACATGCTTCCAGCAACTCCACAG GCACTACTGGAGTCCATGGGTGCAAGTGGGTCTACTGGACCTGAAGCTGTTGCAGCTGCAGAAAAGAATGCTGCTATATTAACTGCAAAAGCAGGTGCCAGGGATCCATCAGCAATACCGTCCATATGTCGAATATCTGCTGCCCTTCAGTATCCTGCTG GTTTGGAGGGTTCAGATACTGCTTTAGCATCAATCCTAGAGTCCCTGGAGTTCTGCTTGAAACTTCGTGGTTCTGAGGCTAGTGTGTTGGAGGACTTAGCAAAGGCAATCAATTTGGTCCATACACGGCAGGATCTTGTTGAAAGTGGTCATGTGTTGTTGAACCATGCGTATAGAGCTCAACAAGAATATGAAAG GACAACAAGTTATTGCTTAAATTTGGCTGCGGAGCAAGAGAAAACTGTCATGGAGAAATGGTTGCCCGAACTTAAGGTTGCAATTTTGAGTGCTCAGAAGTGCTTGGAGGATTGCAACTATGTTAGGGGATTG CTTGATGAATGGTGGGAGCAACCAGCAGCAACTGTTGTTGACTGGGTCCTAGTTGATGGATTAAATGTTGCTGCTTGGCATAATCATGTGAAGCAGCTCCTTGCATTTTATGATCAAGAGCACTTGTGA